In Burkholderia sp. GAS332, one DNA window encodes the following:
- a CDS encoding cold-shock DNA-binding protein family, with protein sequence METGTVKWFNDAKGFGFITPDGGGEDLFAHFSEIRTEGFKTLQENQKVTFEVKTGPKGKQAANIKPV encoded by the coding sequence ATGGAAACCGGTACCGTCAAGTGGTTCAATGACGCAAAGGGCTTTGGCTTCATCACGCCGGACGGCGGTGGCGAAGATCTGTTCGCGCATTTCTCGGAAATCCGCACGGAAGGCTTCAAGACGCTGCAAGAAAACCAAAAGGTTACGTTTGAAGTGAAGACGGGCCCGAAGGGCAAGCAAGCTGCTAACATCAAGCCGGTGTAA
- a CDS encoding amino acid/polyamine/organocation transporter, APC superfamily, translating to MKSSIQRNIGPVALLLTGLGSIIGSGWLFGAWKAAKIAGPAAICAWVIGAIVILAIALTYAELGAMFPESGGMVRYARYSHGALVGFISAWANWIAIVSVIPIEAEASIQYMSTWPYPWAHALFVDGSLTTNGLLLSAALVIVYFLLNYWGVKLFARANSAITVFKFLIPGATIAGLMLTGFHKENFGAASTFAPYGWSAVLTAVSTSGIVFAFNGFQSPINLAGEARNPAKSVPFAVIGSILLALVIYVLLQIAYIGAVSPGDVMKGWSHFNFASPFAELAIALNLNWLAILLYVDAFVSPSGTGTTYMATTTRMIYAMERNNTMPKMFGNVHPFYGVPRQAMWFNLLVSFIFLFFFRGWSSLAAVISVATVISYLTGPISLMALRRAATDLERPLHIPGMKFIAPFAFVCASLILYWAKWPLTGEIILLMVVALPVYFYFQAKSGFGGWGRDLKAAWWLVAYLPVMGILSLIGSKEFGGRGVLPYGWDMLVVAAFSLVFYYWGVHSGYRSEYLEERQTHDEVLEGMGAH from the coding sequence GTGAAAAGTTCTATACAACGGAACATCGGACCGGTCGCGCTGCTGCTGACCGGCTTGGGGTCGATCATCGGATCGGGCTGGCTGTTCGGCGCGTGGAAGGCTGCAAAAATTGCCGGACCGGCTGCCATTTGTGCATGGGTTATCGGCGCGATCGTGATTCTGGCGATCGCATTGACCTACGCGGAACTCGGCGCGATGTTCCCCGAGTCCGGCGGCATGGTGCGTTACGCACGCTACTCGCACGGCGCCCTGGTGGGTTTCATCAGTGCGTGGGCCAACTGGATCGCCATTGTCTCGGTGATTCCCATCGAGGCTGAAGCCTCCATTCAATATATGAGTACCTGGCCGTATCCATGGGCGCATGCGCTATTCGTGGATGGGTCATTAACGACCAATGGCCTGCTGCTGTCCGCGGCCCTGGTGATCGTTTACTTCCTGCTGAATTACTGGGGCGTGAAGCTGTTCGCACGCGCCAATTCGGCGATCACGGTCTTCAAGTTCCTGATTCCGGGTGCGACGATCGCCGGCTTGATGCTGACGGGCTTCCACAAGGAAAACTTCGGCGCAGCGAGCACCTTTGCGCCGTACGGCTGGTCGGCTGTGCTGACGGCCGTGTCGACGAGCGGTATCGTGTTCGCCTTCAACGGTTTCCAGAGCCCGATCAACCTCGCGGGTGAAGCACGCAATCCGGCCAAGAGCGTGCCGTTCGCGGTGATCGGCTCGATCCTGCTGGCACTGGTGATCTACGTGCTGCTGCAAATCGCGTATATCGGCGCGGTGAGCCCGGGCGACGTGATGAAGGGCTGGAGCCACTTCAACTTCGCGTCACCGTTTGCCGAACTGGCCATCGCGCTGAACCTGAACTGGCTGGCGATTCTGCTGTACGTCGACGCGTTCGTCAGCCCGAGCGGCACCGGCACGACCTACATGGCGACCACTACCCGCATGATCTACGCTATGGAGCGCAACAACACGATGCCGAAGATGTTCGGCAACGTGCACCCGTTCTACGGCGTGCCGCGTCAGGCGATGTGGTTCAACCTGCTGGTGTCGTTTATTTTCCTGTTCTTCTTCCGCGGCTGGAGTTCGCTGGCGGCGGTGATCTCGGTCGCGACCGTGATCTCGTACCTGACTGGCCCGATCAGCCTGATGGCATTGCGCCGCGCGGCGACGGATCTGGAGCGCCCGCTGCACATTCCGGGCATGAAGTTCATTGCTCCGTTCGCTTTCGTGTGCGCGTCGCTGATTCTGTACTGGGCGAAGTGGCCGCTGACCGGCGAAATCATTCTGCTGATGGTCGTCGCGCTGCCGGTGTACTTCTACTTCCAGGCGAAGTCGGGTTTCGGCGGCTGGGGGCGTGACCTGAAGGCGGCATGGTGGCTCGTGGCCTACCTGCCGGTGATGGGGATACTGTCGCTGATCGGCAGCAAGGAATTCGGCGGCCGCGGCGTTCTGCCGTACGGCTGGGACATGCTGGTGGTGGCCGCGTTCTCGCTGGTGTTCTACTACTGGGGCGTGCATAGCGGCTACCGTTCGGAATACCTCGAAGAGCGTCAGACGCACGACGAAGTGCTCGAAGGCATGGGCGCACACTAA
- a CDS encoding 4,5-DOPA dioxygenase extradiol: protein MNRLPSLFLSHGAPTLPIDPSLPSAEFGTLAAQLPRPEAVLMLSAHWGTAQPVASTSTAPETIHDFYGFPRQLYEIQYPALGAPDVARRAAVLLGEHGILTDAQPHGLDHGAWVPMLLMFPEADVPVAQLSIQPHMDAAHHFRVGRALRSLKDDGVMVIGSGQITHNLRAADFSARPEDADPRVTEFTDWFEAKLAAHDIDALLDYRRQAPHAVLMHPTDEHLLPVFAALGAADDDYSLAIQSLGTYQRSLAMTNYVFGTA from the coding sequence ATGAATCGCTTACCGTCGCTTTTCCTCTCCCACGGCGCGCCTACGCTGCCGATCGACCCTTCGCTGCCCTCGGCCGAATTCGGCACGCTGGCGGCGCAATTGCCGCGTCCTGAAGCCGTGCTGATGCTGTCGGCGCACTGGGGCACGGCGCAGCCGGTGGCGAGCACGTCCACGGCGCCGGAAACCATCCACGATTTCTACGGCTTCCCGCGTCAGTTGTATGAGATTCAATATCCGGCCCTCGGCGCGCCCGATGTGGCGCGCCGGGCCGCCGTGCTGCTCGGCGAACACGGCATCCTCACCGACGCCCAGCCGCATGGGCTTGACCACGGCGCATGGGTGCCGATGTTGCTGATGTTCCCGGAAGCCGACGTGCCGGTCGCGCAGTTGTCGATCCAGCCGCACATGGACGCGGCCCACCACTTCCGTGTGGGTCGCGCGCTGCGCTCGCTGAAAGACGACGGCGTGATGGTGATCGGCTCGGGCCAGATCACGCACAACCTGCGCGCCGCGGATTTTTCCGCGCGCCCGGAAGACGCCGATCCGCGCGTAACCGAATTCACCGACTGGTTCGAGGCAAAGCTCGCCGCGCACGACATCGACGCGTTGCTCGACTACCGCCGTCAGGCGCCGCACGCGGTGCTGATGCATCCGACCGACGAGCACCTGCTGCCCGTATTCGCGGCACTGGGTGCGGCGGACGACGATTATTCGCTGGCGATCCAGTCACTCGGGACCTATCAGCGGTCGCTCGCCATGACGAATTACGTGTTCGGCACCGCCTGA
- a CDS encoding 4-hydroxy-3-polyprenylbenzoate decarboxylase — translation METRAAAPRRLIVAITGATGAIYGIRLLETLRRLGGVESHLLISSAGWLNIQHELQLSKEDVHPLADVVHSVRDVGASIASGSFATDGMIVAPCSMKTLASVAHGLSDNLITRAADVTLKERRRLVLLVRETPFNLAHLRNMTAVTEMGGVIFPPLPAFYNQPASIDEMVDHTVARVLDLFALGPALSPAWQGLRGAQE, via the coding sequence ATGGAAACACGCGCTGCGGCGCCACGCCGGCTGATCGTCGCGATCACCGGCGCGACCGGCGCCATCTACGGCATCAGGTTGCTTGAGACGTTGCGCCGGCTGGGCGGCGTCGAGAGCCATCTGCTGATTTCGAGCGCTGGCTGGCTCAATATCCAGCACGAACTCCAGTTAAGCAAAGAAGACGTGCATCCGCTCGCGGATGTCGTCCACTCGGTGCGCGACGTCGGCGCGAGTATCGCGTCCGGCTCGTTTGCCACCGACGGCATGATCGTCGCCCCCTGCTCAATGAAGACGCTGGCGAGCGTCGCGCATGGTCTGTCCGACAATCTGATCACCCGCGCCGCCGATGTCACGCTCAAAGAGCGCCGCCGGCTCGTGTTACTCGTGCGCGAAACGCCATTCAATCTCGCGCATCTGCGCAATATGACAGCCGTCACCGAAATGGGCGGCGTGATCTTTCCGCCTTTACCCGCGTTCTACAACCAGCCAGCCTCGATCGATGAGATGGTCGATCACACGGTGGCGCGCGTGCTGGATCTGTTCGCGCTTGGGCCGGCATTGTCACCGGCGTGGCAAGGATTGCGCGGCGCGCAGGAATAG
- a CDS encoding monothiol glutaredoxin has translation MDTQQRIKQIVDDNNVVLFMKGTAQFPMCGFSGRAIQILKACGVNEIKTVNVLEDDEVRQGIKQFSNWPTIPQLYVNGEFVGGSDIMMEMYESGELQQLFAAA, from the coding sequence ATGGATACGCAACAACGCATCAAGCAAATCGTCGACGACAACAACGTCGTGCTCTTCATGAAGGGCACCGCTCAGTTCCCGATGTGCGGCTTTTCCGGCCGCGCCATCCAGATCCTGAAGGCGTGCGGCGTCAATGAAATCAAAACCGTCAACGTGCTCGAAGACGACGAAGTCCGCCAGGGCATCAAGCAGTTCTCGAACTGGCCGACCATTCCGCAGCTCTACGTGAACGGCGAATTCGTCGGCGGCTCGGACATCATGATGGAAATGTACGAATCGGGCGAACTGCAGCAACTGTTCGCCGCGGCTTAA
- a CDS encoding [protein release factor]-glutamine N5-methyltransferase codes for MDPVTPAALLRASPLPPLEARILLTHVLGWRHTQLITRSDEALDSAVVERYRALEARRVAGEPVAQLVGAREFFGLDLEVTPDVLIPRPETELLVETALAAMDNISRPRVVDLGTGTGAIAVAIASMRPDAQVWALDRSAEALAVARRNAARLLDAKRPGGAVVLQQSDWYGSLDAALRFNVIVSNPPYIASGDPHLSEGDLRFEPRGALTDEADGLSAIRKIVAGAPTRLAANGVLWIEHGYDQAAAVRALLAAQGFAEVRSEQDLAGIERISGGRLPG; via the coding sequence ATGGATCCGGTCACACCCGCCGCGCTGTTGCGCGCCTCGCCGCTGCCGCCCCTCGAAGCGCGGATTCTGCTTACGCACGTGCTCGGCTGGCGACATACGCAATTGATTACGCGCAGCGATGAAGCGCTCGACAGCGCGGTCGTTGAGCGATACCGGGCCTTGGAAGCTCGGCGTGTCGCCGGTGAGCCGGTGGCGCAACTGGTCGGCGCGCGCGAATTTTTCGGACTTGATCTCGAAGTGACGCCAGACGTGCTGATTCCACGTCCCGAAACCGAATTGCTGGTCGAAACGGCGTTGGCGGCGATGGACAACATCTCGCGGCCACGCGTAGTCGATCTGGGCACCGGCACCGGTGCGATTGCCGTAGCCATTGCATCGATGCGGCCCGACGCACAGGTCTGGGCGCTGGATCGTTCCGCCGAAGCGCTCGCGGTGGCCAGGCGCAACGCCGCACGCTTGCTGGACGCGAAACGTCCCGGCGGCGCCGTGGTCCTGCAGCAAAGCGACTGGTACGGCTCGCTCGACGCAGCATTGCGCTTTAACGTGATCGTCAGCAATCCGCCCTATATCGCGAGTGGCGATCCGCATCTGTCGGAAGGCGATCTGCGCTTCGAGCCGCGCGGCGCGCTTACCGACGAAGCCGACGGCCTCAGTGCGATCCGTAAGATCGTCGCGGGCGCACCCACACGGTTGGCCGCCAACGGCGTATTGTGGATCGAACACGGCTACGATCAGGCTGCCGCCGTCCGCGCGCTGCTTGCGGCACAAGGTTTCGCGGAAGTCCGCTCGGAGCAGGATCTCGCCGGCATCGAGCGAATCAGCGGCGGGCGGTTGCCCGGCTGA
- a CDS encoding bacterial peptide chain release factor 1 (bRF-1), translating into MQRKLDQLTTRLAELNDLLSREDITSNLDQYRKLTREHAELGPVVEHYALWRLAMNDAATAQELLADASMRDFAEEEIRAARERMEKLGAELQKMLLPKDPNDDRNIFLEIRAGTGGDESALFAGDLLRMYLRYAERNRWQVEMMSASESDLGGYKEVIVRIAGEAAYSKLKFESGGHRVQRVPATETQGRIHTSACTVAVMPEADEIGEVEINPADLRIDTFRASGAGGQHINKTDSAVRVTHLPTGIVVECQDDRSQHKNKDRALKVLAARIKDKQSHEQQQKEAATRKSLIGSGDRSERIRTYNFPQGRLTDHRINLTLYRLDAIMDGDLDELIAALVSEHQAELLASLGDAD; encoded by the coding sequence ATGCAACGCAAGCTCGACCAGCTCACTACCCGGCTGGCCGAACTGAACGACCTGTTGAGCCGCGAGGACATCACCTCGAATCTCGACCAATACCGCAAGCTCACGCGTGAGCACGCCGAGCTCGGGCCGGTCGTCGAACATTACGCGCTGTGGCGCCTGGCGATGAACGACGCGGCGACCGCGCAGGAACTGCTGGCGGACGCCTCGATGCGCGACTTCGCGGAAGAAGAAATTCGCGCGGCGCGCGAGCGGATGGAAAAACTCGGCGCCGAATTGCAAAAAATGCTGCTGCCGAAAGACCCGAACGACGACCGCAATATCTTCCTCGAAATCCGGGCCGGCACAGGGGGCGACGAATCGGCGCTGTTCGCGGGCGATTTGCTGCGCATGTATCTGCGCTATGCCGAGCGCAATCGCTGGCAGGTGGAAATGATGTCGGCGAGCGAATCGGACCTCGGCGGCTACAAGGAAGTGATCGTGCGGATCGCCGGCGAAGCGGCGTATTCCAAGCTCAAGTTCGAATCGGGCGGCCACCGCGTGCAACGCGTGCCGGCCACCGAAACGCAGGGCCGCATTCACACGTCGGCGTGCACGGTCGCGGTCATGCCGGAAGCGGACGAAATCGGCGAAGTCGAAATCAATCCGGCCGATCTGCGCATCGACACGTTCCGCGCGTCTGGAGCAGGCGGTCAGCACATCAACAAGACCGATTCGGCCGTGCGGGTGACGCACTTGCCGACCGGCATCGTCGTCGAATGTCAGGATGACCGGTCGCAGCACAAGAACAAGGATCGGGCGCTGAAGGTGTTGGCCGCGCGCATCAAGGACAAGCAGTCGCACGAGCAGCAGCAGAAGGAAGCCGCGACGCGCAAGAGCCTGATCGGCTCGGGAGATCGCTCAGAGCGCATTCGCACCTACAACTTCCCGCAAGGGCGTCTGACGGATCACCGGATCAATCTGACGCTGTATCGCCTCGACGCAATCATGGACGGCGATCTCGACGAATTGATCGCGGCGCTCGTCAGCGAGCATCAGGCCGAGTTGCTGGCATCGCTGGGCGACGCGGACTAA
- a CDS encoding glutamyl-tRNA reductase, whose amino-acid sequence MQLLTIGINHHTAPVALRERVAFPLEQIKPALDTFKSVWLGRTARTAPEAAILSTCNRTELYCATDDQAAREAAIQWFSKYHNLPIDELAPHVYALPQSEAVRHAFRVASGLDSMVLGETQIVGQMKDAVRTASEAGALGTYLNQLFQRTFAVAKEVRSTTEIGAQSVSMAAAAVRLAQRIFDKVSNQRVLFIGAGEMIELCATHFAAQQPRELVVANRTAERGTRLAERFNGRAIPLSELPARMHEFDIIVSCTASTLPIIGLGAVERAVKARRHRPIFMVDLAVPRDIEPEVGQLEDVFLYTVDDLGAIVREGNASRQAAVAQAEAIIETRVQNFMQWLDARSIVPVIRHMHTQADVLRRAEVERAQKMLARGDDPAAVLEALSQSLTNKLIHGPTHALNRASSENRDTLIELMGGFYKHSGSTER is encoded by the coding sequence ATGCAGCTTCTAACGATCGGAATCAATCACCACACTGCGCCTGTCGCCTTGCGCGAACGCGTGGCGTTTCCGCTCGAACAGATCAAGCCTGCATTGGACACCTTCAAGAGCGTCTGGCTCGGCCGCACTGCGCGCACGGCGCCGGAAGCGGCGATTCTGTCCACCTGCAACCGCACTGAGCTCTACTGCGCGACCGACGACCAGGCCGCGCGTGAGGCCGCGATCCAGTGGTTCTCGAAGTACCACAACTTGCCCATCGACGAACTCGCGCCGCATGTCTACGCGCTGCCGCAGTCGGAAGCCGTGCGCCACGCGTTCCGCGTCGCCTCGGGGCTCGATTCGATGGTGCTGGGCGAGACGCAAATCGTCGGACAAATGAAGGATGCGGTACGCACCGCGTCCGAGGCCGGCGCACTCGGTACCTATCTGAACCAGTTGTTCCAGCGCACCTTCGCCGTGGCGAAGGAAGTGCGCAGCACGACCGAAATCGGCGCGCAGTCGGTTTCCATGGCGGCAGCCGCCGTGCGGCTCGCGCAGCGGATTTTCGACAAGGTCTCGAACCAGCGCGTGCTGTTCATCGGCGCGGGTGAAATGATCGAGTTGTGCGCCACGCACTTCGCCGCGCAGCAGCCGCGCGAACTCGTCGTCGCCAATCGCACCGCCGAACGCGGCACCCGCCTCGCCGAACGTTTCAACGGCCGGGCCATTCCGCTCTCCGAACTGCCCGCGCGCATGCATGAATTCGACATCATCGTGTCGTGCACCGCGTCCACCCTGCCGATCATCGGCTTGGGCGCAGTCGAGCGAGCCGTGAAAGCGCGCCGTCACCGGCCGATTTTCATGGTCGATCTGGCCGTGCCGCGTGACATCGAACCCGAAGTCGGGCAGCTCGAAGACGTGTTCCTGTACACCGTCGACGACCTCGGCGCGATCGTGCGCGAAGGCAATGCGTCGCGGCAAGCCGCGGTCGCCCAGGCTGAAGCGATCATCGAAACGCGGGTGCAGAATTTCATGCAATGGCTCGATGCGCGCAGCATCGTGCCGGTGATCCGCCACATGCATACGCAGGCCGACGTGCTGCGTCGCGCCGAAGTCGAACGCGCGCAGAAAATGCTCGCACGCGGCGACGACCCGGCAGCGGTACTCGAAGCGCTGTCGCAATCGCTCACCAACAAACTGATCCACGGCCCGACGCATGCGCTCAATCGCGCGAGCAGCGAGAACCGTGACACGCTCATCGAGTTGATGGGCGGTTTCTACAAACACTCCGGTTCTACGGAGCGTTAG